In Trichocoleus desertorum ATA4-8-CV12, the following are encoded in one genomic region:
- a CDS encoding phosphoribosylglycinamide formyltransferase: MTSHSAVPASSLDSTPSLVSPILVASTSTTPAATPLKLGVMASGSGSNFEAIAQAIADGQLNATIQVLICNNPNAKALERAERWGTPSVLLDHRTFSSREDLDRRIADTLKQHGVEWVIMAGWMRRVTQVLIDAFPDQMLNIHPSLLPSFPGIRAVEQALQAGVKISGCTVHYVHLEVDSGPIVMQAAVPILAEDTPEMLQARIQVQEHRIFPPAIALAAAQKAGVVPTTFFSVTT; the protein is encoded by the coding sequence ATGACTTCTCACTCTGCGGTGCCTGCTTCCAGCCTGGATTCTACCCCTAGCCTCGTTTCACCGATTCTCGTTGCTTCTACATCCACTACCCCTGCGGCGACTCCTTTAAAGCTAGGTGTGATGGCTTCTGGTTCGGGTAGCAACTTTGAGGCGATCGCTCAAGCTATTGCAGATGGGCAGCTCAATGCCACCATTCAAGTTTTGATCTGTAATAATCCCAACGCCAAGGCGTTAGAGCGGGCAGAGCGTTGGGGCACTCCCTCTGTTTTGTTAGATCACCGCACCTTTTCGTCTCGCGAAGATCTCGATCGCCGCATTGCTGATACTCTGAAGCAGCATGGTGTGGAATGGGTGATTATGGCGGGTTGGATGCGGCGGGTGACGCAAGTGCTAATTGACGCATTCCCCGACCAAATGCTGAACATTCATCCCAGCTTATTGCCCAGTTTTCCTGGCATTCGTGCGGTCGAACAAGCGTTACAGGCAGGGGTGAAGATCTCTGGCTGCACTGTGCATTATGTGCATTTAGAAGTGGATAGTGGCCCGATCGTGATGCAGGCAGCGGTGCCCATCTTAGCCGAAGATACTCCGGAGATGCTGCAAGCTCGGATTCAAGTGCAAGAACATCGAATTTTTCCTCCGGCGATCGCTCTAGCCGCAGCCCAGAAAGCAGGTGTCGTGCCTACCACGTTTTTCTCTGTTACTACTTAA
- the accB gene encoding acetyl-CoA carboxylase biotin carboxyl carrier protein, with the protein MQLNFEELRNLLVTLGQTDIGELTIKSADFELTVRKGVQVSGQGTAIESTFASSGGVPSVELAPPVTAASTTSPSTLESRAASATPGPAAPATASSAVPSVDKTKWLDVTSPMVGTFYRSPAPDEPPFVDMGDRIRNGQTVCIIEAMKLMNELEAEVSGEVMEILVQNGEPVEYGQVLMRVNPG; encoded by the coding sequence GTGCAATTGAATTTTGAAGAACTCCGCAACCTACTAGTCACTCTGGGCCAGACTGATATTGGCGAGTTGACAATTAAAAGTGCTGACTTTGAACTGACTGTCCGTAAGGGGGTTCAAGTTAGTGGTCAAGGGACGGCCATCGAGTCCACGTTTGCTAGTAGTGGTGGTGTTCCTAGTGTTGAATTGGCCCCACCTGTTACTGCTGCAAGTACCACATCTCCATCTACACTAGAGTCTCGTGCGGCATCGGCTACGCCAGGACCTGCTGCGCCTGCTACGGCTAGCTCTGCGGTGCCCTCTGTTGATAAGACCAAGTGGTTAGATGTCACTTCACCGATGGTTGGTACGTTCTACCGCTCTCCTGCGCCGGATGAACCTCCCTTTGTGGATATGGGCGATCGCATTCGTAATGGCCAAACTGTCTGCATTATCGAAGCCATGAAGCTGATGAACGAGCTAGAAGCAGAAGTGAGCGGCGAGGTGATGGAAATTTTGGTTCAGAATGGCGAGCCAGTGGAGTACGGACAGGTATTAATGCGAGTTAATCCTGGCTAA
- a CDS encoding DUF981 domain-containing protein yields MINYITLMLINLVAGLVLLACFVYEGLDGPNPKRWVPGFGMVGAIALSTGFHMIWHWPIRGSYNIAFGETTVLFGILFVGASLALALGWDLLTVAIYAFFAGVTAIVIGIRVIDLEMTRRPLISGLGFILTGLGGVFAAPALYWQTNRAFRLAGVAVLAIAATIWAFTGYMAYWGHLEGSSNWTPPGMQ; encoded by the coding sequence TTGATTAACTACATCACGTTGATGCTAATTAACTTGGTGGCAGGACTGGTTTTACTAGCTTGTTTTGTTTACGAAGGCTTAGATGGCCCCAACCCCAAACGTTGGGTTCCTGGATTCGGCATGGTGGGCGCGATCGCCCTCTCTACCGGATTCCATATGATTTGGCATTGGCCAATTCGAGGCAGCTACAATATTGCCTTTGGTGAGACAACGGTTCTATTTGGGATTTTGTTTGTGGGAGCATCTCTGGCTCTGGCGCTGGGCTGGGATCTGCTGACGGTGGCGATTTACGCCTTCTTTGCAGGAGTCACCGCGATCGTCATTGGTATCCGCGTCATCGACTTAGAAATGACTCGCCGCCCGCTCATTTCTGGCTTGGGTTTTATTCTGACTGGCTTGGGTGGGGTTTTTGCCGCTCCTGCTCTGTATTGGCAGACCAACCGCGCATTTCGCTTAGCTGGAGTTGCAGTACTCGCGATCGCAGCCACAATTTGGGCCTTTACAGGTTACATGGCCTATTGGGGCCACCTGGAAGGCTCCAGCAATTGGACACCCCCTGGCATGCAGTAA
- a CDS encoding peptidylprolyl isomerase: MLHLSRSRLTSRQSWLKLGLLAFLMMTLSVSFSPVAWAADRVSRLPAGNAITDGKVLLRYALPIDNKDIRKVQTSLEDITTQLRANRRWGAISRDASKAASILQKNQAALLASIPPDQQQQAEALIAEMQQEVAGLQAAAEAKDKEQIRQKQAELLDHVSELEEAMVQEFPFEVPAEYSNLPQLKGRATVAVETSKGPLTVVVDGYSAPVTAGNFIDLIQRNFYNGLEFTRAENSYVLQIGDPPGPEEGFIDPATGKYRAVPLEVLVQGDDAPTYGITLEDAGRYKDLPVLPFSAFGALALARPGEDPNGGSSQFFFFLFEPELTPAGLNLLDGRYAIFGYVTEGKDVLDELKADDKIISAKVVKGAENLIQPKAA, translated from the coding sequence ATGCTTCATTTAAGTCGTTCGCGGCTCACTTCACGCCAGAGCTGGCTAAAGTTAGGTCTCTTAGCGTTCTTGATGATGACACTGTCTGTAAGCTTTAGTCCAGTCGCATGGGCTGCCGATCGCGTAAGCCGATTGCCTGCTGGGAACGCAATCACAGATGGCAAGGTGTTGTTGCGCTATGCCCTGCCCATCGATAACAAAGATATTAGAAAGGTTCAAACCAGCCTTGAAGACATTACCACCCAACTTCGCGCTAATCGCCGCTGGGGAGCTATTTCTAGGGATGCAAGCAAAGCAGCTTCTATTTTGCAGAAAAACCAAGCCGCTCTATTAGCCAGTATTCCTCCCGACCAGCAGCAGCAAGCCGAGGCTCTAATCGCGGAGATGCAGCAAGAGGTTGCTGGCCTGCAAGCGGCGGCTGAGGCCAAAGACAAGGAGCAAATTCGTCAAAAACAAGCTGAACTACTCGACCATGTGAGCGAGTTGGAAGAAGCGATGGTGCAAGAATTTCCCTTTGAAGTACCCGCCGAGTACAGCAACCTGCCGCAGTTGAAAGGCCGAGCCACAGTAGCTGTGGAGACGAGCAAAGGGCCCTTAACGGTGGTTGTAGATGGCTACAGTGCTCCCGTGACTGCTGGGAACTTCATTGATTTGATCCAGCGCAATTTCTACAACGGCTTAGAATTTACCCGCGCTGAAAATTCTTATGTGCTGCAAATCGGTGATCCACCCGGACCCGAAGAAGGTTTTATTGACCCCGCAACGGGAAAGTACCGTGCAGTTCCCCTCGAAGTCTTGGTTCAAGGCGATGATGCCCCCACCTATGGCATTACCTTAGAAGATGCAGGTCGCTACAAGGATCTGCCAGTCCTGCCTTTTTCAGCTTTTGGGGCGCTGGCCTTAGCTCGCCCAGGAGAAGATCCGAACGGTGGTTCGTCGCAATTCTTCTTCTTTTTGTTTGAGCCAGAACTTACACCCGCTGGCTTGAATTTGTTGGATGGTCGTTATGCCATTTTTGGCTACGTTACTGAAGGTAAAGATGTCCTAGACGAACTCAAAGCGGACGACAAAATTATCTCGGCCAAGGTCGTCAAGGGCGCAGAGAATCTAATTCAGCCAAAAGCTGCTTAA
- a CDS encoding DUF3105 domain-containing protein: MSQQTAQASTGDEFFKVETPGSPLPPRPANAELPGTTLPKLGQDHVPETEKVKYNSNPPTSGPHYAIWAQWGIHAKAPLDERLVHNLEHGGVVISYKPDQVQGQVLEQIKAQVRELSKNNPRIILTPRQNMDTPIALTAWGYLQKLDRYDPTTVAAFYNAHVARGPECQNGLCPN; the protein is encoded by the coding sequence ATGAGTCAGCAAACGGCTCAGGCATCTACTGGAGATGAGTTCTTTAAAGTAGAAACTCCAGGCTCACCTTTGCCACCTCGACCCGCTAATGCTGAGTTACCCGGGACCACCTTACCGAAACTGGGCCAAGACCACGTTCCAGAAACTGAGAAAGTTAAGTACAACTCAAATCCCCCCACTTCTGGTCCTCACTATGCCATCTGGGCGCAGTGGGGCATCCATGCCAAAGCGCCCCTAGACGAAAGACTGGTGCATAACTTAGAGCATGGTGGCGTTGTTATTAGCTATAAACCTGACCAGGTCCAAGGCCAGGTGCTAGAGCAAATCAAAGCTCAGGTACGAGAACTCAGCAAGAATAATCCTCGGATTATTTTGACACCCCGCCAAAATATGGATACACCGATCGCGCTGACTGCTTGGGGCTATTTGCAAAAGCTCGATCGCTACGATCCCACAACCGTCGCAGCTTTCTATAATGCCCATGTGGCTCGTGGGCCAGAGTGCCAGAACGGCTTATGTCCTAATTAG
- a CDS encoding heavy-metal-associated domain-containing protein, translated as MSIQFKVPSMACSACVDTITQAVKQVDASATIAADPKTKVVQVDTQASEVAVKQAIEAAGYPVG; from the coding sequence ATGTCTATTCAGTTCAAAGTTCCTAGCATGGCTTGTAGTGCTTGTGTCGATACCATTACTCAAGCGGTCAAACAGGTTGATGCCTCAGCCACGATCGCCGCTGATCCCAAGACAAAAGTGGTGCAGGTGGACACTCAAGCTTCGGAAGTAGCTGTGAAACAGGCGATCGAGGCTGCGGGATATCCTGTTGGCTAG
- a CDS encoding thiamine-phosphate kinase → MKVQDLGEQALLQRLQRFCPEEIVGDDAAVLQTQPQLDLVITTDVLVDGVHFSVGLATPNIYTTSPEDVGWRAAAANLSDLAAMGATPLGITVGLSIPGDTPVVWIEQIYQGLSACLQQFSTPIVGGDVTRSPILTLAITAFGQVAPHQVLRRSTAQPGDAIVATGWHGASRAGLELLLHPELGHELSESDRTYLIQAHQRPNPRLDLLPLLHPSSFLLPPSRIAGMDSSDGLADAIVQICRMSKVGARVERSQIPIPPALTRWHPERALQWALYGGEDFELVLCLEPTVAQALVEQLGSGAAIVGTITTEPNVLLVDTTGHNLNEALTLKKGFQHF, encoded by the coding sequence TTGAAAGTCCAAGATTTAGGAGAACAAGCCCTACTACAACGTCTACAGCGCTTTTGCCCTGAAGAAATTGTGGGCGATGATGCCGCTGTTCTCCAGACTCAACCACAACTCGATCTGGTGATTACAACGGATGTATTGGTAGACGGGGTGCATTTTAGTGTTGGCTTAGCAACGCCCAATATCTATACAACTTCTCCGGAAGATGTCGGTTGGCGAGCTGCCGCAGCAAACCTCTCAGATTTAGCCGCGATGGGAGCCACTCCACTGGGAATTACAGTGGGCTTGAGCATCCCTGGAGATACGCCCGTTGTCTGGATTGAGCAGATTTACCAAGGCTTAAGCGCTTGCTTGCAGCAGTTCAGCACTCCAATTGTAGGCGGAGATGTGACGCGATCGCCCATCCTGACCTTAGCAATTACTGCCTTCGGCCAAGTGGCACCCCATCAGGTACTCCGCCGATCTACCGCTCAACCGGGAGATGCGATCGTGGCGACAGGTTGGCATGGTGCCTCTAGAGCAGGTTTAGAACTCTTACTCCACCCTGAGCTGGGTCATGAGTTAAGTGAGAGCGATCGCACCTACCTCATCCAAGCCCACCAGCGCCCCAACCCCCGGCTCGACCTTCTGCCTTTGCTTCATCCCTCCTCCTTCCTCCTTCCTCCTTCTAGAATCGCTGGCATGGATAGCAGCGACGGCCTCGCTGATGCGATCGTGCAGATCTGCCGTATGAGTAAAGTGGGTGCCAGAGTCGAGCGCAGCCAAATCCCCATTCCACCTGCTCTAACTCGTTGGCATCCTGAACGAGCATTACAATGGGCGCTGTATGGCGGGGAGGATTTTGAATTGGTGTTGTGTTTGGAACCAACAGTCGCTCAAGCTTTAGTGGAACAGTTAGGATCAGGAGCCGCGATCGTAGGGACGATTACTACGGAACCCAACGTTTTACTAGTTGACACTACAGGCCACAACCTAAACGAAGCTTTGACACTAAAAAAAGGCTTTCAACACTTTTAG
- the efp gene encoding elongation factor P yields MISSNEFRPGVTIELDGNVWRVVEFLHVKPGKGSAFVRTKLKNAQNGSVVERTFRAGEVVPQANLEKSTMQHTYKDGEDFVFMDMETYEEGRLSASQIGDRVKYLKEGMEVNVVRWGAQVLEVELPNSVVLEVTQTDPGVKGDTATGGTKPATVETGAQVMVPLFITIGERIKVDTRSDTYLGREKD; encoded by the coding sequence ATGATCTCCAGTAACGAATTTCGACCCGGCGTCACAATCGAATTGGATGGCAACGTGTGGCGAGTTGTGGAATTTCTCCATGTCAAACCTGGTAAAGGATCTGCCTTCGTTCGTACCAAACTGAAGAACGCTCAAAATGGCAGCGTGGTAGAAAGAACCTTCCGGGCTGGGGAGGTTGTGCCGCAGGCTAATTTGGAAAAGAGCACCATGCAACATACCTATAAAGACGGCGAAGATTTCGTCTTTATGGATATGGAAACTTATGAAGAAGGCCGCTTAAGCGCTTCCCAGATTGGCGATCGCGTGAAGTACCTCAAAGAAGGGATGGAAGTCAACGTTGTTCGCTGGGGTGCCCAAGTTCTGGAAGTAGAACTGCCTAACTCTGTGGTTCTAGAAGTGACTCAAACTGATCCTGGGGTTAAAGGTGATACCGCTACAGGTGGCACTAAGCCCGCGACCGTAGAAACAGGTGCTCAAGTTATGGTACCTCTCTTTATTACGATTGGAGAGCGCATCAAGGTTGATACTCGCAGCGATACCTACCTAGGTCGTGAAAAAGACTAA
- the add gene encoding adenosine deaminase, which yields MNASSLAASIWFEQVPKVELHLHLEGAIPYETLWQLMQKYGGDPEVPNLEALKQRFQYHDFPHFIATWIWKNQFLREYEDFTLIAAAVAEDLARQNIQYVEAFFSPSDFARHGLKTQEITAAIRQGLAQVPEIEVALVADCVRDFGPESAAITLAEINEVKELGVVGIGIGGSEHQFPPELFESVYAEARRLGFRTSAHAGEAAGPESIWGAIHSLKCDRIGHGTRAEEDPALLDYLAEHRIPLEMCPWSNVCTGVVPAIEQHPIRRYWERGLVVTVNTDDPKMFGNSLATEYQLLQEKLGCDRNFIRALILQGIQSSWLSEDRKQQLITRFRDDPGWLAETP from the coding sequence ATGAATGCTTCAAGCCTCGCTGCTTCCATCTGGTTTGAACAGGTGCCCAAAGTTGAGTTGCATTTGCACCTAGAAGGAGCAATCCCCTACGAAACCCTGTGGCAACTTATGCAGAAGTATGGCGGCGATCCAGAAGTACCGAACCTGGAAGCCTTAAAGCAGCGGTTTCAATATCATGACTTTCCCCATTTCATTGCGACTTGGATCTGGAAAAACCAGTTTTTGCGCGAGTACGAAGACTTCACTTTAATCGCTGCGGCTGTAGCTGAAGATTTGGCTCGTCAAAATATTCAATACGTCGAAGCTTTTTTCTCACCCAGTGACTTTGCTAGGCATGGCTTAAAAACGCAAGAGATCACTGCGGCTATTCGGCAAGGCTTGGCGCAAGTTCCAGAAATTGAGGTGGCATTGGTTGCCGATTGTGTACGTGACTTTGGCCCTGAATCTGCTGCGATTACCTTGGCCGAAATTAACGAGGTCAAAGAACTAGGTGTGGTTGGTATTGGCATTGGTGGCTCAGAGCATCAGTTTCCCCCAGAACTGTTTGAGTCAGTTTACGCAGAAGCGCGGCGGTTGGGTTTTCGCACTAGTGCCCATGCAGGAGAAGCAGCAGGCCCAGAGAGTATTTGGGGAGCCATTCACAGCCTGAAATGCGATCGCATCGGTCATGGCACTCGCGCCGAGGAAGATCCTGCCTTATTAGATTACTTAGCCGAACATCGCATCCCTTTAGAAATGTGCCCTTGGTCGAATGTCTGCACTGGGGTTGTGCCTGCTATAGAACAGCATCCGATTCGACGCTATTGGGAGCGCGGTTTAGTAGTAACCGTCAATACCGATGACCCTAAAATGTTTGGTAATTCCTTAGCAACTGAGTATCAACTGCTGCAAGAGAAATTGGGCTGCGATCGCAACTTCATTCGCGCCTTGATTCTTCAGGGTATTCAGTCCAGTTGGCTCTCAGAAGACCGCAAACAACAGTTAATCACAAGGTTTCGTGACGATCCAGGTTGGTTAGCAGAAACACCTTGA
- a CDS encoding sugar ABC transporter permease yields the protein MSLWSFRRQSHRDRPPIPEGNQESAIAAWLFLAPALLLLSIFVLGPIVYLIYLSFTAGSFTRTGTHWVGFSNYWRLFLNPDFWQVLGNTLYFTVATVAPSLAISLGLAVLLNRAFALQGLFRAAYFIPSITSLVAVGLGFRWLFQTEGPINTLLGAIGLEPIAWLGSTTWAMPVLILLSIWKQLGFNMVVFLAGLQTIPVNRYEAAELDGADAWQQFWHITLPGLRPTLVFAAVTTVIFTLRSFEQVYVITEGGPLNSTNLLVYYIYEQAFAQFDFGYAAAAATVLLGATLVLVYLQLQTWSE from the coding sequence ATGTCTCTGTGGTCATTTCGTCGCCAATCTCATCGTGACCGCCCTCCCATACCTGAAGGAAATCAGGAAAGTGCGATCGCCGCTTGGTTGTTTTTAGCGCCTGCGTTATTGCTCCTCAGCATTTTTGTGCTAGGGCCAATTGTTTATTTAATCTATCTCAGCTTTACAGCGGGCAGCTTTACTCGCACGGGCACTCATTGGGTTGGTTTCAGCAACTATTGGCGCTTATTCCTCAACCCAGATTTTTGGCAAGTGCTAGGGAATACCCTCTATTTCACGGTGGCGACCGTCGCTCCTAGCCTAGCAATCTCTTTGGGGTTGGCAGTGCTGCTAAATCGAGCCTTTGCCTTACAAGGACTGTTCCGGGCTGCTTATTTCATTCCTTCCATTACTTCGCTGGTGGCGGTGGGGCTGGGCTTCCGGTGGCTGTTTCAAACAGAAGGCCCGATCAATACTTTGCTAGGCGCGATCGGGCTAGAGCCGATTGCATGGTTGGGCAGTACAACTTGGGCGATGCCTGTGCTGATTTTGCTGAGTATCTGGAAGCAACTGGGCTTTAATATGGTAGTGTTTTTGGCGGGATTGCAGACCATTCCGGTGAATCGCTACGAAGCGGCAGAACTGGATGGGGCTGATGCTTGGCAGCAGTTTTGGCATATTACGCTACCGGGATTGCGACCTACACTAGTTTTTGCCGCTGTTACTACAGTCATCTTCACGCTACGGAGTTTTGAGCAGGTGTATGTGATCACGGAAGGTGGCCCGCTTAACTCCACTAACTTATTGGTCTACTACATCTATGAGCAAGCGTTTGCTCAATTTGATTTTGGCTATGCCGCCGCCGCTGCTACGGTTCTGCTAGGAGCGACCTTGGTGTTGGTTTATTTGCAGTTGCAAACCTGGAGCGAATAG
- a CDS encoding four-helix bundle copper-binding protein — translation MAYHQYQAFLDAINHCALECQASAEMQPADLTECASLCQDCADLCWICAATLMNHGPRFVVLIAQACADLADVCARECEKYPDERLQKCAIACENVISEYRQIAAFLFLQEKSKPLPGHQSSSLRFATALGS, via the coding sequence ATGGCTTATCACCAATATCAAGCTTTTTTAGATGCGATTAATCATTGCGCTTTGGAATGTCAGGCTTCTGCGGAAATGCAGCCAGCTGATTTAACAGAATGTGCGAGTCTTTGCCAAGACTGTGCTGACCTTTGTTGGATCTGTGCCGCCACGTTGATGAATCATGGTCCCCGTTTTGTGGTTCTGATTGCTCAAGCCTGCGCTGATTTGGCTGATGTCTGCGCTAGAGAGTGCGAAAAGTACCCAGACGAACGTCTGCAAAAATGTGCGATCGCTTGTGAAAATGTGATTTCAGAGTACCGTCAAATTGCTGCTTTCCTCTTTTTACAGGAGAAGAGTAAGCCTCTACCAGGACATCAAAGTTCTAGCCTCCGGTTTGCTACAGCTTTGGGAAGCTAG